The Allorhodopirellula heiligendammensis genome includes a window with the following:
- a CDS encoding trypsin-like peptidase domain-containing protein, translated as MRFLFWCSLALLLSAKQAGGQDAIMLDNLPTDVLATMESRDKFFASGAVGGFGDQFFVSDLQKWDQNAIVTVAFLGGTADLHADIAAATKQISDNCNLTFDFGLDSSSGEFRKWDPSDIEYTADIRVSFDQQGYFSLIGRDSITPFIGRPNGLVGGRANQRSLNLGGFHIQRPTNWRRTVRHEFLHAIAFKHEHQSPVGGCDSQFRWDDDPGYVNTEDPRGQFVRDNQGKRPGIYTYLSGWPNYWNREMVDHNLRQLPASAGTVGNFDRESIMLYRFEDLFYVSTASPCTPIGSGENLSTGDIEGLRHLYPIATPTPAVASTAQGAESLTVKSTAPHLTQQLKNWEAEYPRNSNRRYFPSPRRSDAVAPAEANPRSGLPETPTKADLINDQLRGYRAKLFYEEGSLVDKTSGPKIVYGPDDRIDILRLDTQSIERRLAASTCLLTSRTRIMEDGEEQHLFLQDYQYSDLPPCGNERFSEQKLGGWCSGFLVGPDVICTAGHCCQPTDDEAQQIAFVFGFYATDSGTISQGDPVTTPSKLHANQVYFGKRVVSHRLDSGGDYAIIQLDRPVTFPGAAPLTISELEPQEGQNIGMIGHPSGLPSKAAFGATTKVVGIDPVWLKTNLDAYGGNSGSVVVDTTGKVVGILVRGSQDFRIHENRCFFTNMVADSQAGEMVTRASVFRDKIIVPVPDPNTDQSE; from the coding sequence ATGCGATTCCTATTCTGGTGCAGTTTAGCTTTACTATTGAGTGCGAAACAAGCAGGGGGACAAGATGCAATCATGCTTGACAACTTGCCAACGGATGTTTTGGCAACAATGGAATCGCGAGATAAATTTTTTGCTTCGGGCGCAGTAGGCGGTTTTGGTGACCAGTTCTTCGTTTCTGATCTTCAGAAATGGGATCAAAATGCAATCGTGACCGTCGCTTTTCTCGGCGGCACAGCGGATCTACACGCTGACATCGCTGCAGCTACAAAACAAATATCAGACAACTGTAACCTGACGTTTGATTTTGGACTCGATTCATCCAGCGGAGAATTCAGAAAATGGGATCCATCTGACATCGAGTATACCGCTGACATTCGTGTGTCGTTCGACCAGCAAGGCTACTTCTCCCTGATTGGTCGCGACAGCATCACTCCATTCATTGGGCGTCCCAATGGCCTCGTTGGCGGGCGTGCCAACCAACGCTCGTTAAACCTGGGAGGGTTTCATATCCAGCGGCCTACGAATTGGCGGAGAACGGTCCGCCATGAGTTTCTGCATGCGATCGCATTCAAGCACGAACATCAAAGTCCCGTCGGTGGCTGTGACTCACAGTTCCGCTGGGACGATGATCCCGGATACGTCAACACCGAAGACCCGCGAGGTCAGTTCGTACGAGACAATCAGGGCAAGCGACCTGGCATCTACACGTATCTATCAGGCTGGCCAAATTATTGGAATCGGGAGATGGTAGATCATAATCTGCGACAACTGCCAGCATCGGCGGGCACGGTAGGGAACTTTGATCGCGAGTCGATCATGTTGTATCGATTTGAAGATTTGTTTTATGTCTCCACTGCCAGCCCCTGTACTCCAATCGGAAGTGGCGAAAACCTCTCCACTGGAGACATCGAGGGTCTACGGCACCTATACCCAATAGCAACGCCAACGCCAGCTGTCGCCAGCACAGCCCAGGGTGCCGAATCGCTCACCGTCAAGTCGACGGCGCCCCATCTCACACAGCAGCTCAAGAACTGGGAAGCTGAATACCCTCGCAACTCGAATCGGCGATACTTCCCCTCCCCTCGGCGAAGTGACGCGGTTGCACCGGCCGAGGCAAATCCTCGTTCAGGTCTGCCGGAAACGCCCACAAAGGCAGACCTGATCAACGATCAGCTGCGTGGCTATCGCGCAAAACTGTTCTACGAGGAGGGCTCATTGGTCGACAAAACGTCAGGACCCAAAATCGTCTATGGCCCTGATGATCGGATCGACATTCTTCGTTTGGACACTCAATCGATTGAACGTCGCTTGGCGGCGAGTACCTGCTTACTCACTTCGCGAACTCGCATCATGGAAGATGGCGAGGAACAACATTTGTTCTTGCAAGACTATCAGTATAGCGATCTTCCGCCATGCGGAAACGAGCGATTTTCCGAGCAGAAATTAGGCGGTTGGTGCAGCGGTTTCCTTGTTGGACCGGATGTCATTTGCACTGCCGGTCACTGCTGCCAGCCGACTGACGACGAGGCACAACAAATTGCATTTGTGTTTGGTTTCTACGCCACCGATAGCGGCACTATTTCTCAGGGCGACCCAGTCACCACCCCATCAAAATTGCATGCCAATCAGGTTTATTTCGGGAAGCGTGTGGTTTCGCATCGACTCGATAGCGGAGGTGATTACGCGATCATTCAACTCGATCGCCCTGTCACTTTCCCGGGTGCGGCACCATTGACGATATCAGAACTCGAACCACAAGAGGGACAAAACATCGGCATGATTGGTCATCCCTCCGGGCTACCCAGCAAGGCGGCTTTTGGCGCGACGACGAAAGTTGTTGGCATTGACCCGGTGTGGCTGAAGACCAACCTCGATGCATACGGAGGCAATTCCGGATCGGTGGTTGTCGACACGACTGGTAAAGTCGTGGGCATCTTGGTTCGTGGCAGCCAAGATTTTCGCATCCACGAGAACCGGTGTTTCTTCACCAATATGGTTGCTGACTCACAAGCCGGTGAAATGGTGACTCGAGCCTCCGTGTTCCGAGATAAAATCATAGTCCCGGTTCCAGATCCAAATACCGACCAAAGCGAATAG
- a CDS encoding di-heme-cytochrome C peroxidase, whose protein sequence is MSFLDFLSVGPTAAPLGWRSQLFSSRRVLLAIFLASSASALVTADGPPQKSPPDPSRPTAMIVGKSAFVSIAPADRYTRSALPVKFLEQNWSADEAVEFYSLRQGSPLMRRDFFNILEQPDGVGLFRDSDYLASFGFLPRRPHEGNIEGYPVGFTGDRAIELTCAACHTSKMTFEGTEYWIDGSQAMTDMESFLTALTKSLKLTFDDAPDLSGFTSNVTIRLDQQTRFGRFVRQLTGGDTLRVSQAQVIFDLLQSDYQRRQRYNDYNDFGRLFSDDTQRQSAEKHPAYGFGRLDALGAILNQSVAEIIDKPGNAATANAPVNYPEIWDAPQHRHVQWNGSVDNSSRFGPLSRNAGQVVGVFGLVKTEGTTVGYDSSINFDALARAEELVTKLWSPPWPSEFGLDNALAAEGETVYRANCIQCHDIIDRTSRHRRANEVLVPINLVFGPNGTLGTDPMAAKNWRDRQAKVGILAGRNRTIPFAGKFPSDPQATVPAREVLTHLVYGTILRSFVPWRDELTIDDTTTKSFMLAPIDSGQSLMQYKARPLNGVWSTSPYLHNGSVLNMAELLKPPAARTSTFNVGTTEFDPVTLGYRNAGPFEFHTSENGNANSGHEYGTSLNEREKSALIEFIKTL, encoded by the coding sequence ATGTCTTTCCTCGATTTCCTGTCTGTTGGACCGACTGCCGCGCCACTGGGTTGGCGATCTCAACTCTTCTCTTCGAGACGAGTGCTGCTGGCGATTTTCTTAGCGTCTTCGGCGTCCGCGTTGGTTACCGCCGACGGACCTCCTCAAAAGTCGCCGCCGGATCCATCAAGGCCCACAGCGATGATCGTCGGGAAATCCGCGTTCGTGTCGATCGCACCTGCGGATCGATATACCCGGTCAGCCTTGCCCGTCAAATTCTTGGAGCAGAATTGGAGTGCTGACGAAGCGGTGGAGTTCTACTCGCTCCGCCAGGGCTCTCCGCTAATGCGCCGCGACTTCTTTAATATCTTAGAACAACCTGATGGTGTCGGTCTGTTTCGAGATTCTGACTATCTCGCGAGTTTTGGTTTTCTGCCACGCCGTCCCCACGAAGGCAACATCGAGGGTTACCCCGTAGGCTTCACTGGTGATCGAGCGATTGAGTTAACCTGCGCAGCCTGCCATACGTCAAAAATGACGTTCGAAGGAACCGAGTATTGGATCGACGGCAGTCAGGCGATGACTGACATGGAGTCGTTCCTCACAGCGTTGACAAAATCGCTGAAACTGACGTTTGATGATGCTCCCGACTTGTCCGGGTTTACATCGAACGTGACGATACGATTGGATCAGCAGACTCGCTTTGGTCGATTTGTTCGCCAGCTCACCGGCGGCGACACCCTGCGAGTCTCTCAGGCTCAGGTCATTTTCGATCTGTTGCAGAGCGACTACCAACGTCGCCAGCGATACAACGACTACAATGATTTTGGCCGCCTGTTCAGCGATGATACGCAGAGGCAATCGGCAGAAAAGCACCCCGCGTACGGTTTCGGACGCCTGGACGCACTGGGAGCCATTTTGAACCAGTCCGTCGCTGAAATCATCGACAAACCTGGGAATGCTGCGACCGCCAACGCACCGGTCAACTATCCGGAGATCTGGGACGCCCCGCAGCATCGTCACGTGCAATGGAACGGTTCGGTCGACAACTCATCACGATTCGGGCCTCTCAGTCGCAACGCGGGTCAAGTGGTGGGAGTCTTCGGGTTAGTGAAAACGGAGGGAACGACCGTCGGATATGATTCGTCGATTAACTTTGATGCGCTCGCCCGCGCCGAAGAACTGGTGACGAAGCTCTGGTCGCCACCGTGGCCTTCCGAGTTCGGTCTCGACAACGCGCTCGCCGCCGAGGGTGAAACTGTCTACAGAGCGAACTGTATCCAATGCCACGACATTATCGACCGAACCAGCCGGCATCGGCGTGCCAATGAGGTCCTCGTTCCTATCAACCTCGTTTTCGGTCCCAATGGAACATTGGGGACCGATCCCATGGCAGCTAAGAATTGGCGAGATCGTCAAGCAAAGGTGGGCATCTTGGCGGGGCGCAATCGTACGATACCGTTTGCCGGAAAATTCCCGAGTGATCCGCAAGCCACGGTCCCTGCTCGTGAAGTATTAACCCATCTTGTCTACGGCACAATCTTGCGTTCATTCGTTCCCTGGCGAGATGAACTGACCATCGACGACACGACCACCAAGTCGTTCATGTTGGCACCCATCGATTCAGGTCAAAGTTTGATGCAATACAAGGCTCGCCCACTCAATGGTGTCTGGAGCACGTCTCCATATTTACATAATGGATCGGTACTGAATATGGCCGAGTTACTCAAGCCTCCCGCCGCCCGCACGTCCACATTCAACGTTGGAACCACAGAGTTTGACCCCGTGACGCTGGGTTATCGCAACGCAGGGCCATTCGAGTTTCATACGTCGGAAAATGGCAACGCCAATAGTGGTCATGAATATGGAACATCACTCAATGAGCGTGAAAAAAGCGCACTGATTGAGTTTATCAAGACCCTCTAG